A region of Salinibacter sp. 10B DNA encodes the following proteins:
- a CDS encoding translocation/assembly module TamB domain-containing protein translates to MRNSSSVSVARITWRVLRAGVYLALAGTVLFFALTRTEVGRDKIRQQLQSAFDERFAGSLRIGTLTGTLLYDLRASEVRLRDASGRLVATVDSVSTSPHWSDLLSAELSVGDITLIRPHLTLHRYADSTWNVERALTRTSPSPSTNRSLAITAPDITIREGRITTTRTGPAPQSVSNRWLFDYTRSGLDSLQAEATVEWNRSTPRIEVASLAFRLPEHNLSLSSTQGQFEKRGNRWHLTSFLLQLGNTRLRAEGTLHAPSRLSESSVDLQLSETRLDYDELQRLVPRLPFQDVVTVEGRVGGSLDRFVVNQLTMTHNRSTLAVEGTAFGLPDSLNLEAQLLKSTIHAGDVRTVWPNAPLNRMGAIGPIQLGATVDGIVEWRTQTRPSFNLEGTLFAQGRPGTIRGSLDVARTSTRPLQYSASLQTDSLNLAPLTQNPRLESRLTSTLSVQGQGAQPSTLRSTVQASLSESRLGFRRVSTATLELQVENQIVQGTASLQQPAGGRLTLKGSLDATASAPLYALTAAATNFDLAGTARALPSTQLNATLATQGRGQAWNTLAGRVELTVDTSRVQRGDSITVLPPHRMALDLAPRSSSQPRLRLEGTLASAQVEGDLLHPVLRTSSSLWVRTLRRAARQEMRAASRSPAPTDTSTVSDALPGTARSRAQAAMTTTNRDAPTQLQATLSIHRMDLLRRWWPGAPSQADQFRATSSLTISPDTLAFQGNVRSDRLQMGASRFDSLATSFALSGPFRSNPFDALQTHLSVEADTHRVGDRALVGPSTELHLAHRTGTLQAEADGLGPMGPFRLASEVTVQGAPTFRITDLYAGAGQHAWINQSPSTIATYTDAIVVDSLNLESARPLAETTQKIRLDGTISSTSSDTLQAEFTDVLLYPVGQLANLSRPLGGRLTGRIAVTGGWQQPQVRSGFQVHRLTFDRRVLGDLRVRSRLMPNTPDLLLDAALTPGPSSLDSLSGPNLVPDGPRVIEENRLQLKGTIRLPGWAEATASASDASPDQLDLTATVDRADLFFFKYIFDENLAKAQGYTAGTIHVNGRFQRPIFNAEMQVHNGQFALPQFGLSYTASGPVNVDRRGIHIQGLNVDDGRGSATLRGSVLFNDYRFFSFDLSAALDELQIVDVTNAEDLAFYGQIRASGSATLTGPLSNTTLRSESARTTPDSELFIPVSEGGVDDGTGFIVFADSTGQIPDLRDLTRRDNIFSDRPAGEPSFLEGMEIDINVRAPEESTVNLVFDPVVGDVVTAVGSGRIQLQRQEGEFFVYGDFNVTGGNYLFTAGEVFVRRFNINSGTLTWDGPPTNAQLDLEAEYRTRASPAGLPSYSGDEGRIPVRVQLDIGGRVETPQVDLSLGLVRDERDNLVGSQTLDAILNQADRTTEYATSVLLTNTFLLTTESFTQGRTTGQDGTTSGSLNTAGRQLAFNSVSQLVASQLNRYLGAALPNVDLNFGVQGEDPNDLDLIYGVALRLLNERLVIRGEGVYTGDDPDQRQAQGPQGEFVVELRLSNRVSVEAFYRRSGDELTRGQTLTSSTGAGLSYQTEFSTWQQLFRRVFGWLLPDDPNDKATPATDPVARRNNEDSPEGTSTGTTPSTNERPM, encoded by the coding sequence GTGCGTAACTCCTCGTCTGTCTCTGTTGCTCGCATTACGTGGCGTGTGCTTCGGGCGGGCGTGTACCTCGCCCTGGCCGGGACCGTTCTCTTCTTTGCCCTGACGCGGACAGAGGTCGGTCGCGATAAGATCCGCCAGCAGCTCCAGTCGGCCTTTGACGAACGATTCGCCGGCTCTCTTCGCATCGGGACGCTGACCGGCACCCTCCTCTACGACCTCCGGGCCTCGGAGGTGCGACTGCGTGACGCATCCGGTCGCCTAGTAGCCACCGTCGACTCAGTGTCCACCTCGCCCCACTGGAGTGACCTTCTCTCTGCGGAACTCTCCGTGGGCGACATCACACTCATCCGTCCGCACCTCACCCTCCACCGGTACGCCGACAGCACCTGGAACGTCGAGCGCGCCCTGACCCGTACGTCCCCCTCCCCTTCGACCAACCGGTCGCTCGCCATCACGGCCCCGGACATTACCATCCGAGAGGGACGCATTACGACCACCCGGACCGGGCCCGCGCCCCAATCCGTGAGTAATCGATGGCTCTTCGACTATACCCGCTCTGGCCTCGACAGTCTCCAGGCCGAAGCGACCGTCGAATGGAACCGCTCGACGCCCCGGATCGAGGTCGCCTCGCTTGCGTTTCGCCTTCCCGAACACAATCTGTCGCTGTCGTCCACTCAGGGCCAATTTGAAAAGCGAGGCAACCGGTGGCACCTCACCTCCTTTCTCCTCCAGTTGGGAAATACGCGACTGCGTGCAGAGGGAACGCTCCATGCTCCCTCCCGCTTATCCGAATCGTCTGTCGACCTCCAGTTGAGCGAAACCCGGCTTGACTACGACGAGCTTCAACGCCTGGTGCCGCGCCTGCCGTTTCAGGATGTTGTTACGGTGGAGGGACGCGTGGGCGGCTCTCTGGATCGGTTCGTGGTGAATCAATTGACGATGACGCATAACCGGTCCACACTCGCTGTTGAGGGGACTGCATTCGGCCTCCCTGACTCCCTCAACCTTGAAGCTCAACTGCTGAAAAGCACGATTCACGCTGGGGACGTGCGAACAGTATGGCCCAACGCTCCGCTGAACCGCATGGGGGCAATCGGCCCCATCCAGCTTGGAGCCACGGTGGATGGAATTGTCGAATGGCGCACGCAGACACGTCCCTCTTTCAATCTCGAGGGGACGTTGTTTGCTCAGGGTCGTCCCGGCACCATTCGGGGCTCACTCGACGTGGCGCGGACCTCTACACGTCCGCTGCAGTACTCGGCTTCTCTCCAAACGGATAGCCTTAACCTTGCCCCACTGACCCAAAATCCTCGCCTTGAGAGTCGCCTCACGAGCACCCTCTCGGTTCAGGGACAAGGAGCACAGCCCTCCACCCTTCGAAGCACCGTACAGGCCTCACTCTCCGAGTCCCGTCTCGGCTTCCGCCGGGTCTCAACTGCAACCCTCGAACTCCAGGTTGAGAACCAAATCGTCCAGGGAACAGCCTCTCTTCAGCAGCCGGCAGGAGGCCGTCTCACGCTGAAGGGCTCCCTCGACGCGACCGCCTCTGCCCCTCTCTATGCACTTACCGCCGCCGCCACCAACTTCGACCTTGCCGGCACCGCCCGCGCCCTTCCTTCTACCCAGCTCAATGCAACCCTCGCTACGCAGGGTCGCGGACAGGCCTGGAATACCCTTGCCGGACGCGTCGAGCTGACGGTCGACACCTCCCGGGTTCAACGGGGCGACAGCATCACCGTCCTCCCGCCACACCGAATGGCCCTTGACCTAGCGCCCCGCTCGTCGTCACAGCCGCGCCTTCGTCTGGAGGGCACCCTTGCCTCGGCTCAGGTCGAGGGCGACCTACTGCATCCAGTGCTTCGCACCTCCAGCTCCCTGTGGGTCAGGACACTGCGTCGAGCCGCCCGGCAAGAGATGAGAGCGGCGTCTCGTTCCCCTGCCCCCACCGACACGTCTACAGTTTCAGATGCGCTGCCAGGCACGGCTCGCTCCCGCGCCCAGGCGGCAATGACGACAACCAACCGGGACGCTCCCACTCAGCTCCAGGCCACCCTCTCCATACACCGCATGGACCTCCTTCGCCGGTGGTGGCCCGGGGCTCCCTCTCAGGCCGACCAGTTTCGGGCAACCTCGTCCCTTACGATTAGCCCCGACACTCTTGCTTTCCAGGGAAACGTACGTTCGGATCGCCTACAGATGGGAGCAAGCCGGTTCGACTCTCTCGCCACGTCCTTCGCCCTCTCCGGCCCATTTCGTTCCAATCCATTCGATGCGCTCCAGACTCATCTCTCCGTAGAGGCGGATACTCACCGCGTCGGAGACCGAGCACTGGTGGGTCCGTCCACCGAGCTCCACCTCGCCCACCGGACGGGGACACTCCAGGCTGAAGCAGATGGACTCGGCCCGATGGGTCCGTTTCGCCTCGCGAGTGAGGTCACCGTACAGGGCGCGCCCACATTCCGAATTACCGATCTGTACGCAGGCGCCGGGCAGCATGCCTGGATCAACCAATCCCCCAGCACGATCGCGACGTATACCGATGCGATTGTAGTGGACTCCCTCAACCTGGAAAGTGCGCGCCCACTTGCTGAGACCACCCAGAAGATTCGTCTCGACGGAACGATCTCTTCAACCTCGTCGGACACCCTCCAGGCCGAATTTACCGATGTTCTCCTGTACCCCGTGGGTCAGCTTGCCAACCTTTCTCGACCGCTCGGAGGACGCTTGACCGGCCGGATTGCCGTTACGGGAGGCTGGCAACAACCACAGGTCCGGAGTGGCTTCCAGGTGCACCGCCTTACGTTCGACCGTCGGGTGCTTGGCGACCTTCGTGTGCGTAGCCGTCTGATGCCGAATACGCCCGACCTTCTCCTCGACGCCGCTCTGACCCCCGGCCCCTCGTCTCTCGACAGTCTCTCGGGCCCAAACCTCGTGCCTGACGGTCCCCGTGTCATTGAGGAAAACCGGCTGCAACTGAAGGGAACCATTCGCCTACCGGGCTGGGCAGAAGCAACAGCCTCCGCATCGGATGCCTCCCCCGACCAACTCGACCTCACAGCAACCGTAGATCGGGCCGACCTCTTCTTCTTCAAGTATATCTTCGACGAGAATCTGGCCAAGGCACAAGGCTACACGGCCGGGACCATCCACGTGAATGGGCGCTTCCAACGTCCCATCTTCAACGCCGAGATGCAGGTACACAATGGGCAGTTTGCCTTGCCCCAGTTTGGCTTATCGTACACCGCAAGCGGCCCCGTCAACGTAGATCGGCGCGGCATACACATACAAGGCCTGAACGTGGACGATGGGCGGGGCTCGGCAACGCTCCGTGGAAGCGTCCTCTTCAACGACTACCGGTTTTTCTCCTTTGACCTCTCCGCGGCGCTGGACGAGTTGCAAATCGTCGACGTCACGAATGCAGAGGATCTTGCCTTCTACGGCCAGATTCGCGCGTCTGGCTCGGCCACCCTAACCGGCCCTCTGTCTAACACCACCCTTCGCTCCGAAAGCGCACGGACGACCCCCGACAGCGAACTGTTCATTCCAGTATCGGAGGGCGGGGTTGACGACGGCACGGGATTTATTGTCTTTGCCGACTCGACCGGCCAGATTCCGGATCTCCGCGACCTGACTCGCCGCGACAATATTTTTTCCGACCGTCCCGCGGGGGAACCGTCTTTCCTCGAAGGCATGGAGATTGACATCAACGTACGCGCCCCCGAGGAATCGACGGTCAACCTCGTGTTCGACCCGGTGGTGGGCGACGTAGTGACCGCCGTCGGCTCCGGTCGCATTCAACTCCAGCGCCAGGAAGGAGAATTCTTTGTCTACGGCGACTTCAACGTCACAGGGGGAAACTACCTGTTCACGGCTGGCGAGGTCTTCGTGCGCCGATTCAACATTAACAGTGGCACCCTTACGTGGGACGGCCCCCCAACCAACGCCCAACTGGACCTTGAAGCGGAATACCGCACGCGTGCCTCCCCGGCCGGCCTGCCCAGCTACAGTGGCGATGAGGGCCGAATTCCAGTCCGTGTGCAGTTGGACATCGGGGGGCGAGTGGAGACCCCCCAAGTGGATCTAAGTCTGGGCCTCGTCCGTGACGAGCGCGACAATCTGGTGGGCTCCCAAACGCTGGATGCGATTCTCAATCAGGCCGACCGTACCACCGAGTACGCCACGAGTGTCCTTCTTACCAACACGTTCCTCCTGACGACAGAGTCCTTCACCCAGGGCCGGACCACTGGCCAGGACGGGACCACGAGCGGCAGCCTCAACACTGCTGGCCGGCAACTGGCCTTCAATAGCGTGTCCCAGCTCGTGGCCAGCCAGCTCAATCGGTACCTCGGCGCTGCGCTCCCGAACGTGGATTTGAATTTTGGGGTGCAAGGCGAGGACCCCAACGATTTGGATCTCATCTACGGCGTCGCGCTCCGGCTTCTGAATGAGCGCCTCGTCATCCGGGGGGAAGGGGTGTACACCGGGGATGACCCCGACCAGCGACAGGCCCAGGGGCCGCAGGGCGAATTCGTCGTGGAGTTACGCCTGAGCAATCGGGTAAGCGTGGAGGCCTTCTATCGCCGCTCCGGCGACGAATTGACGCGAGGACAAACCCTCACCAGCAGTACGGGCGCCGGCCTGTCGTACCAGACGGAGTTTTCCACGTGGCAACAACTCTTCAGGCGTGTGTTCGGCTGGTTGCTTCCCGACGACCCGAACGACAAGGCCACCCCTGCTACCGATCCCGTCGCTCGCCGGAACAACGAGGACTCGCCTGAAGGCACGAGCACCGGAACTACCCCATCTACCAATGAGCGCCCCATGTAG
- the aroB gene encoding 3-dehydroquinate synthase, with the protein MAVHVALGERSYDVYFRSLTALPSLLDDTDLRVGRCLLVTDENVAAHYRTPLTTTLENAGWTVHSIVLPPGEATKSADHLHTLYDEALTWGIDRQTPVFALGGGVIGDLAGFAAATLLRGLPLVQLPTSLLAQVDASVGGKTAINHETGKNLIGAFYQPRLVCAAPTTLDTLPMDEYTGGMAEVVKHALIGDTALFEYLEDHLTPVFARKDRSAVASTIEQAVQVKADVVSADERETGRRAVLNFGHTFGHAIEKVAGYGTFSHGEAVAVGMRAGLYLSHQRHPDAIPRDRADHLIQAIPVEADPSALSFDAVYDAMAADKKNEGDTIRFVLLDRLGHAYVCDGVSESDARQAWRFACTA; encoded by the coding sequence ATGGCCGTACACGTCGCTCTGGGCGAGCGGAGTTATGACGTCTACTTTCGCTCCCTAACTGCCCTTCCGTCTCTGCTCGACGACACCGACCTTCGGGTGGGCCGCTGCCTCCTGGTAACGGACGAGAACGTGGCGGCCCATTACCGCACGCCGCTCACCACAACGCTTGAGAACGCCGGGTGGACTGTACATTCCATCGTTCTCCCCCCCGGCGAGGCAACCAAATCCGCTGATCACCTGCACACCCTCTACGACGAGGCCCTGACGTGGGGCATCGACCGGCAAACGCCCGTCTTTGCACTCGGCGGCGGGGTCATTGGGGATCTCGCTGGCTTCGCCGCGGCCACCTTGCTCCGCGGGCTTCCCCTCGTGCAACTGCCCACCTCGCTCCTCGCGCAGGTCGACGCGTCGGTCGGCGGCAAGACGGCCATCAACCACGAAACCGGCAAAAACCTGATCGGCGCGTTCTACCAGCCGCGCCTCGTCTGTGCTGCCCCCACGACCCTCGACACGCTGCCGATGGACGAGTATACCGGCGGCATGGCCGAGGTCGTGAAGCACGCCCTGATCGGGGACACTGCTCTCTTCGAGTACCTGGAGGACCACCTGACGCCCGTGTTTGCCCGAAAGGACCGCTCTGCAGTTGCAAGCACCATCGAACAGGCGGTGCAGGTAAAAGCCGACGTGGTAAGTGCCGACGAACGGGAAACCGGGCGCCGGGCCGTACTCAACTTTGGACACACCTTTGGTCACGCCATTGAGAAGGTGGCCGGATACGGCACGTTCTCGCATGGTGAGGCCGTAGCCGTAGGTATGCGAGCCGGTCTCTATCTTTCTCACCAGCGACATCCTGACGCCATTCCCCGCGATCGCGCCGACCACCTCATCCAGGCCATTCCTGTGGAGGCCGATCCATCTGCTCTTTCGTTCGATGCCGTGTACGACGCCATGGCCGCCGACAAAAAAAATGAGGGCGACACGATTCGGTTCGTCCTGCTTGACCGACTCGGGCACGCCTACGTATGCGACGGCGTATCCGAATCGGATGCACGGCAGGCCTGGCGGTTTGCCTGCACTGCGTGA
- a CDS encoding class I SAM-dependent methyltransferase: protein MPIQSVLDFAHHVVEETLSAGDVAVDATVGNGHDTLALARAVGVEGEVFGMDVQAEALDQARTRLASEGVEERVTLLQEGHETMEAHVPASVRGRVGAVMFNLGYLPGSTSTLTTTPETTIPALKAASALLRPEGVMTVVLYTGHEGGPAEAAAVDSWATDLPQEKFQALSYRFVNQKNHPPRLVVVEKRAA, encoded by the coding sequence ATGCCGATCCAGTCCGTTCTCGACTTTGCCCATCACGTGGTCGAAGAGACGTTGTCTGCGGGGGACGTTGCCGTCGATGCCACCGTTGGCAACGGGCACGATACGCTGGCGTTGGCGCGGGCCGTCGGTGTAGAAGGAGAGGTGTTTGGGATGGACGTACAGGCAGAGGCGCTCGATCAGGCCCGTACTCGGTTGGCGTCAGAGGGCGTCGAGGAGCGTGTCACCCTTCTCCAAGAGGGACACGAGACGATGGAGGCTCATGTGCCGGCATCGGTGCGTGGACGAGTGGGGGCGGTTATGTTCAATCTAGGATACCTCCCCGGAAGCACGTCGACGCTCACCACTACTCCGGAAACGACAATTCCTGCGCTCAAGGCTGCAAGCGCTCTTTTGCGGCCGGAGGGAGTGATGACGGTGGTACTGTACACAGGCCACGAGGGCGGTCCGGCAGAGGCGGCGGCGGTCGATTCGTGGGCCACTGATCTTCCCCAGGAGAAATTTCAGGCATTGTCCTACCGGTTCGTCAATCAGAAGAATCATCCCCCGCGATTGGTCGTGGTGGAAAAGCGGGCAGCGTGA
- a CDS encoding NRDE family protein — MCLLVFSYDQHSDYPLIFAGNRDEFYERPAASADRWEDAPHVLGGRDLEAGGTWMGVTRAGHWGVVTNIRDPHSYRADARSRGALVAEYLRETPDPHSYLDRVATEAEQYNGFNLLVGTPTSLYYLSNRNARVQAVEPGIHGLSNDHLNTPWPKVKRAKRGLQARLQKNEITVDSLLALLEDRRPAPEEQLPETGLGRERERMLSPIFIEGERYGTRASTVLLMERDGTVTFAERTFEAGRPVETRRFSFTVRRQSTV; from the coding sequence ATGTGTCTCCTCGTTTTTAGCTACGACCAGCACTCCGACTACCCGCTCATCTTTGCGGGGAACCGAGACGAGTTCTATGAACGTCCGGCTGCGTCCGCAGATCGCTGGGAGGATGCGCCTCATGTGTTGGGGGGACGGGACCTGGAGGCCGGTGGGACGTGGATGGGCGTCACCCGAGCGGGTCATTGGGGCGTCGTAACCAATATTCGGGATCCGCACTCGTACCGGGCGGATGCACGGTCGCGGGGAGCGCTCGTAGCGGAGTATCTTCGGGAGACTCCGGATCCGCACTCGTATCTGGACCGAGTGGCGACGGAGGCAGAGCAGTATAATGGATTCAACTTGCTCGTGGGAACGCCCACGTCGCTCTACTACTTGTCGAATCGCAACGCGAGGGTGCAGGCTGTGGAGCCGGGAATCCACGGTCTCAGCAACGATCACCTCAATACGCCCTGGCCGAAGGTGAAGCGGGCAAAGCGAGGTCTGCAGGCGCGTTTGCAGAAAAATGAAATCACGGTGGACTCGCTTCTTGCTCTTTTAGAAGATCGCCGCCCGGCTCCCGAGGAGCAATTGCCCGAAACGGGACTGGGACGGGAGCGCGAGCGTATGTTGTCACCGATCTTCATTGAGGGGGAGCGGTACGGCACCCGTGCCTCCACGGTACTCCTGATGGAACGAGACGGAACCGTCACGTTTGCGGAACGGACCTTTGAGGCAGGGAGGCCCGTCGAGACTCGTCGGTTTTCATTTACGGTCCGGCGTCAATCGACCGTCTAG
- a CDS encoding bifunctional alpha/beta hydrolase/OsmC family protein, whose translation MSFEKVRFTNERGDELAARLDLPAEASPDACALFAHCFTCSKDLRAVGAISRALNRQNIAVLRFDFTGIGESEGDFADTNFSSNVGDLVEAAEYLAEHHEAPRILVGHSLGGAAVLQAAHRIPSAEAVATIASPYDPEHVTRLLDDKLEEIKSSGEARITLAGRSFTIRKQFLEDLAATKMEETIRTLQRALLVFHSPVDQTVGIDNAARIFEAAKHPKSFVSLDDADHLLRTPADAEYVGTVLGAWARKYVDLDEEAAVHTEGQVVTRTEDEYRTEIRAGQHSLVADEPEDVGGGDEGPTPYDYLLAALGSCTGMTLRMYADRKGWPLEEACVRLSHEKVHADDCEHCDQAEGKVDRIEREIDVKGDLTQEQRQRLLEIANKCPVHRTLHSEIDVQSSLRSAAVEAP comes from the coding sequence ATGTCTTTTGAAAAGGTCCGCTTTACAAACGAGCGAGGAGACGAACTAGCAGCTCGGCTCGACCTGCCGGCGGAGGCGTCCCCCGATGCCTGCGCGTTGTTTGCTCACTGCTTTACGTGCTCGAAGGACTTGCGGGCCGTGGGGGCCATCAGCCGTGCCCTCAACCGGCAGAATATCGCCGTCCTACGCTTCGACTTTACGGGAATTGGGGAAAGCGAGGGCGATTTTGCTGACACCAACTTCTCATCAAACGTGGGAGACCTGGTGGAGGCGGCGGAGTATCTGGCGGAGCATCACGAGGCCCCGCGGATCCTGGTGGGGCACTCGCTTGGGGGGGCAGCCGTGTTGCAGGCGGCGCACCGCATTCCGAGTGCCGAGGCCGTGGCGACGATCGCGTCGCCGTACGATCCAGAGCACGTGACGCGCCTTCTCGACGACAAGTTGGAAGAAATCAAAAGCAGCGGGGAAGCGCGTATTACACTGGCGGGACGGTCGTTTACGATTCGGAAGCAGTTTCTGGAGGATCTGGCCGCAACGAAGATGGAAGAGACCATTCGTACTCTGCAGCGGGCCCTGTTGGTGTTCCACTCGCCCGTCGATCAGACCGTGGGGATTGACAATGCGGCGCGCATTTTCGAGGCAGCGAAGCATCCGAAAAGCTTTGTGTCCCTCGACGATGCCGACCACCTGCTGCGTACCCCGGCCGACGCCGAGTACGTGGGCACTGTGCTTGGGGCTTGGGCCCGGAAATACGTTGACCTGGACGAGGAAGCGGCTGTCCACACCGAAGGACAGGTGGTCACCCGCACCGAGGACGAATATCGAACTGAGATCCGGGCGGGGCAGCACTCGCTCGTGGCCGATGAGCCGGAGGACGTGGGAGGAGGAGATGAGGGCCCCACGCCCTACGATTATCTTCTGGCTGCCCTCGGCAGTTGTACAGGCATGACGCTTCGCATGTACGCCGATCGGAAGGGATGGCCGCTGGAAGAGGCATGCGTCCGGCTTTCGCATGAAAAGGTGCATGCGGACGATTGTGAGCACTGCGACCAGGCGGAGGGCAAGGTCGACCGGATTGAGCGAGAGATTGACGTGAAGGGAGACCTGACGCAGGAACAGCGGCAGCGTCTTCTGGAAATTGCGAATAAATGTCCGGTACACCGAACGCTCCACAGCGAAATAGACGTGCAGTCCTCCCTCCGATCGGCAGCCGTGGAGGCGCCGTAA
- a CDS encoding DUF488 domain-containing protein → MPSPIYTLGYAQWTADEVDDQLQLLGAVLVDVRRSPQTTKPGFTKDELDARFGPRYVHVPAFGNVNYKEGPIELAQPKLGMATVQSLSRPPVLMCGCQAPARCHRSTVATRLAEEWAVSVTHLRAPSERAQPGLFSDQ, encoded by the coding sequence ATGCCGTCCCCGATTTATACCCTCGGATACGCACAGTGGACCGCCGATGAGGTGGACGATCAACTCCAGCTTCTCGGGGCCGTACTCGTCGATGTTCGGCGCTCCCCACAGACCACGAAGCCCGGCTTTACAAAGGACGAACTCGATGCCCGGTTCGGCCCCCGCTACGTGCACGTTCCTGCCTTCGGGAATGTAAACTACAAGGAGGGTCCGATTGAGCTGGCCCAACCGAAGCTCGGCATGGCAACCGTCCAATCGCTCAGCCGCCCGCCGGTGCTGATGTGTGGATGCCAGGCCCCCGCACGGTGCCATCGATCAACGGTCGCCACCCGACTTGCAGAAGAGTGGGCGGTCTCTGTCACGCATCTTCGTGCCCCCAGCGAGCGCGCACAGCCGGGACTGTTCTCCGACCAATAG
- a CDS encoding iron ABC transporter permease, giving the protein MNRPWTAGLGLVGVLVCTIGVTVAIGSTAIGWGDVYRVLGHHLVGIGGPVDPIVDRIVWHLRLPRALLACLVGGGLSIIGVAMQTLVRNPLAEPYILGISSGASAGASFFYLGFLPPLLSKPLTMPLAAFLGGLASIAIVYLVARDGPRVSVARLLLAGVAMSALMASLTSFVTFSSPEPDKLRAVLFWLLGSLNGTRWEQLPLPALATTVGLGTMLLLARPLDAMLVGEEPAQSLGMPVEALKRGLIVLAAFVTGTLVAVSGAIGFVGLIVPHAVRLMVGVPHRRLVPLSFLGGAIFLCWADLAARTILPAQELPVGVLTALCGVPFFLILLRRRNYHFG; this is encoded by the coding sequence GTGAATCGTCCTTGGACCGCCGGCCTGGGTCTCGTGGGCGTGCTCGTATGCACCATTGGGGTAACCGTCGCGATTGGGAGTACAGCCATCGGGTGGGGGGACGTCTACCGCGTGCTTGGCCATCACCTCGTCGGGATTGGCGGACCCGTCGATCCCATTGTGGACCGCATCGTCTGGCACTTGCGACTGCCTCGTGCCCTGCTTGCCTGCCTCGTTGGCGGCGGCCTCTCCATCATCGGAGTGGCTATGCAAACCCTGGTGCGCAACCCACTGGCTGAGCCCTACATCCTCGGCATTTCCAGTGGGGCTTCCGCCGGTGCCTCCTTTTTCTATCTCGGTTTTCTTCCTCCCCTTCTCTCCAAACCCCTCACGATGCCCCTGGCCGCCTTTCTCGGGGGACTCGCGTCCATCGCCATCGTGTACCTGGTGGCACGGGACGGGCCACGCGTGTCGGTTGCCCGGTTGCTCTTGGCGGGCGTGGCCATGTCTGCCCTTATGGCCTCGCTGACCTCGTTCGTGACCTTTTCCTCGCCGGAGCCGGACAAGCTCCGCGCCGTTCTGTTTTGGCTGCTGGGATCGCTGAACGGGACACGTTGGGAGCAACTCCCTCTCCCCGCTCTCGCCACCACGGTTGGCCTGGGCACGATGCTCCTCCTTGCGCGCCCCCTCGACGCAATGCTTGTGGGCGAAGAGCCCGCCCAAAGTCTCGGCATGCCGGTCGAGGCCCTGAAACGAGGCCTGATCGTCCTCGCCGCCTTCGTTACCGGCACGCTCGTCGCCGTCTCCGGCGCCATCGGCTTCGTCGGCCTCATCGTGCCGCACGCCGTTCGGCTCATGGTCGGCGTTCCGCACCGGCGGCTTGTGCCCCTGAGTTTTCTCGGAGGCGCCATTTTTCTCTGCTGGGCCGACCTCGCCGCCCGCACAATTCTCCCGGCACAGGAACTACCAGTCGGGGTCTTGACTGCCCTCTGCGGCGTGCCGTTCTTTCTGATCCTCCTCCGGCGCCGCAACTATCACTTCGGATGA